Proteins encoded together in one Microcebus murinus isolate Inina chromosome 16, M.murinus_Inina_mat1.0, whole genome shotgun sequence window:
- the YTHDF1 gene encoding YTH domain-containing family protein 1: protein MSATSVDPQRTKGQDNKVQNGSLHQKDTVHDNDFEPYLSGQSNQSNSYPSMSDPYLSSYYPPSIGFPYSLNEAPWSTAGDPPIPYLTTYGQLSNGDHHFMHDAVFGQPGGLGNNIYQHRFNFFPENPAFSAWGTSGSQGQQTQSSAYGSSYTYPPSSLGGTVVDGQTGFHSDTLSKAPGMNSLEQGMVGLKIGEVSTSAVKTVGSVVSSVALTGVLSSSGGTNVSMPVSKPTSWAAIASKPAKPQPKMKAKSGPVMGSALPPPPIKHNMDIGTWDNKGPMPKAPAPQQAPSPQSVPQPQQVAQPLPAQPPPLAQPQYQSPQQPPQTRWVAPRNRNAAFGQSAVAGSDSNSPGNAQPNSAPSVDSHPVLEKLKAAHCYNPKEFDWNLKSGRVFIIKSYSEDDIHRSIKYSIWCSTEHGNKRLDSAFRSMSSKGPVYLLFSVNGSGHFCGVAEMKSPVDYGTSAGVWSQDKWKGKFDVKWIFVKDVPNSQLRHIRLENNDNKPVTNSRDTQEVPLDKAKQVLKIIASYKHTTSIFDDFSHYEKRQEEEEVVRKERQNRNKQ from the exons AGCAACAGCTACCCCTCGATGAGCGACCCCTACCTGTCCAGCTACTACCCACCATCCATCGGATTTCCTTACTCCCTCAACGAGGCCCCGTGGTCCACGGCGGGGGACCCTCCAATTCCATACCTCACCACCTACGGACAGCTCAGTAACGGAGACCATCATTTTATGCACGATGCTGTTTTTGGGCAGCCCGGGGGTCTGGGGAACAACATCTATCAGCATAGGtttaattttttccctgaaaaCCCTGCGTTCTCAGCATGGGGCACAAGTGGGTCTCAAGGGCAGCAGACGCAGAGCTCCGCATACGGGAGCAGCTACACTTACCCGCCAAGCTCCCTGGGTGGCACAGTGGTCGACGGGCAGACGGGCTTTCACAGCGACACCCTCAGCAAGGCCCCCGGGATGAACAGCCTGGAGCAGGGCATGGTCGGCCTGAAGATCGGGGAGGTCAGCACCTCTGCAGTCAAGACCGTGGGCTCTGTCGTCAGCAGCGTGGCGCTGACTGGTGTTCTTTCCAGCAGTGGTGGGACAAATGTGAGCATGCCGGTTTCTAAGCCGACCTCCTGGGCTGCCATCGCCAGCAAGCCTGCGAAACCACAGCCCAAAATGAAGGCCAAGAGCGGGCCTGTGATGGGGAGTGCACTGCCCCCTCCACCTATAAAGCATAACATGGACATTGGCACCTGGGATAACAAGGGGCCCATGCCCAaggccccagccccacagcaggcACCGTCCCCACAGTCTGTCCCGCAGCCCCAGCAGGTGGCTCAGCcgctcccagctcagcctccccctTTGGCCCAGCCACAATATCAGAGCCCTCAGCAGCCCCCACAAACCCGCTGGGTTGCCCCTCGCAACAGAAACGCAGCAtttgggcagagtgcagtggctggcaGTGATAGTAACTCTCCCGGAAATGCCCAGCCTAACTCTGCCCCCAGTGTAGACTCCCACCCCGTccttgaaaaactgaaagccgCCCACTGCTACAATCCTAAAGAGTTTGATTGGAATCTGAAAAGCGGGCGTGTGTTCATCATAAAGAGCTACTCCGAGGATGACATCCACCGTTCCATCAAGTACTCCATCTGGTGTAGCACAGAACATGGCAACAAGCGCTTAGACAGCGCTTTCCGCTCCATGAGCAGCAAGGGGCCCGTCTACCTGCTCTTCAGCGTCAACGGGAGTGGGCATTTCTGTGGGGTGGCCGAGATGAAGTCCCCAGTGGACTACGGCACCAGTGCTGGGGTCTGGTCTCAGGACAAGTGGAAGGGGAAGTTTGACGTGAAGTGGATTTTTGTCAAGGACGTGCCCAACAGCCAGCTCCGGCACATCAGACTAGAGAACAACGACAACAAACCGGTCACAAACTCGCGAGACACGCAGGAGGTGCCCTTAGACAAAGCCAAACAAGTGCTGAAGATCATCGCTTCCTACAAGCACACGACCTCCATCTTCGACGACTTTTCTCACTACGAGAAgcgccaggaggaggaggaggtggtgcgCAAG GAACGGCAGAATCGAAACAAACAATAA